One genomic region from Cyclopterus lumpus isolate fCycLum1 chromosome 20, fCycLum1.pri, whole genome shotgun sequence encodes:
- the LOC117749724 gene encoding zinc transporter ZIP12-like yields the protein MQFSGSAPTLLLLLLLCQLEVRGQERGYLQEALRALDLGTDEKPQLQKNHTGILIAKLLREVHCAERTGTSQDVCGKCLTPEVALSVLEDDGKAYLTEEDYQQISTVLLYYLINLQDLCVSNTASLSSSSSSFGNIQFYLLALTNLHPAEDDLFLSSRETESILQLINQHYDPPNQDALSDLQCIDAAHLLEDVNVQENPGAGASSVPKLAAAIISHILQGHCFRRRSLPSPAFFTDYIFQSLNCTSDLQIIDLEELLHRLGVGREAASHSHNRKRRSSQKGAGTSPGGCNHVAGGISRDWAQVCYSANQLLDIFTLNPHLPISKEHFRQMCPAIIQQLLGNACKSAEQKRRGSLPTALEKYGYSTAAVLLITVGSMLGICLIFFNSCQETYTLILQLFVGLAVGTLSGDALLHLIPQILGLHDDTHSHDPEHSTEDKVYLWRILGMIAGIYGFFLIERIFSIFAPHGLGHTDLHLELHCNGKTQRGKSISTIQLGAVDDLECIEASPEHVATRSPSPQRRGFPLLAVMVIVGDSLHNFADGLVVGAAFSSSTETGMATTVAILCHEIPHEMGDFAVLLSSGLSVKTAVLMNFLSALTAFMGLYIGLFVSSEMEVQRWIFAVTAGIFLYLSLVEMLPEMNRVKSDRPCLMFLLQNLGLLMGWACLLLLALFEHKLKF from the exons ATGCAGTTCAGCGGCAGTGCTCCCActttgcttctgctgctgcttctttgcCAACTGGAGGTGAGAGGGCAGGAGCGGGGGTACCTGCAGGAGGCTCTCAGGGCCTTGGATCTCGGTACCGACGAAAAGCCACAGCTCCAAAAGAACCACACCGGTATCCTGATCGCCAAGCTCCTCCGGGAGGTGCACTGTGCAGAGCGGACTGGCACCTCTCAGGATGTCTGTGGCAAG TGCCTGACACCAGAGGTAGCTCTCTCTGTGCTAGAGGATGATGGGAAGGCTTACCTCACCGAGGAGGACTACCAGCAGATCTCCACTGTTCTGCTGTACTACCTAATTAACTTGCAGGACCTGTGTGTGTCAAATACCGCCTCcctttcctcgtcctcctcctcatttggGAACATTCAGTTCTACCTTTTGGCCCTCACCAATCTGCACCCGGCTGAGGACGACCTCTTCCTATCttcaagagaaacagaaagtaTTCTGCAGCTTATCAACCAGCACTATGACCCCCCCAATCAAGACGCCTTATCCGATTTGCAA TGTATTGACGCCGCTCACCTCCTTGAGGATGTAAACGTACAAGAAAATCCAGGTGCTGGTGCTTCCTCTGTGCCCAAACTGGCTGCTGCCATCATCAGCCATATCCTGCAGGGCCACTGTTTCAGACGGAGGAGCCTCCCGTCTCCTGCTTTCTTTACCGACTACATCTTTCAATCCCTAAATTGCACAAGTGACCTGCAGATAATAG ATTTAGAAGAGTTGCTTCATCGGCTGGGAGTAGGACGGGAAGCAGCGTCACACTCTCATAACAGGAAGAGGCGGAGTTCACAGAAAGGGGCCGGCACTTCGCCGGGTGGTTGCAACCATGTAGCTGGTGGAATAAGCAGGGACTGGGCTCAG GTCTGTtattcagccaatcagctgttGGATATTTTCACTCTGAATCCTCATCTGCCAATTTCCAAGGAGCACTTCAGACAAATGTGCCCTGCAATCATTCAGCAGTTGCTAGGCAATGCCTGCAAGTCTGCGGAGCAGAAAAGAAGAGGATCTCTGCCCACTGCTCTTGAGA AGTACGGCTACAGCACGGCGGCCGTCCTGCTCATCACGGTGGGCTCCATGCTCGGTATCTGCCTGATCTTCTTCAACTCCTGCCAGGAAACCTACACACTCATCCTGCAGCTGTTTGTGGGCTTGGCAGTGGGAACCCTCTCGGGAGATGCGCTCCTGCACCTCATACCACAG ATCCTTGGCCTCCACGATGACACTCACAGTCATGATCCTGAACATTCAACGGAAGACAAAGTGTATCTGTGGAGGATTCTGGGTATGATCGCTGGGATCTACGGCTTTTTCCTCATTGAAAGAATCTTTTCCATTTTCGCTCCTCATGGCCTG GGTCATACTGACCTTCACTTAGAGCTCCACTGCAATGGCAAGACACAGAGGGGGAAGTCCATCTCCACCATACAGCTG GGAGCAGTGGATGACTTGGAGTGTATAGAAGCATCTCCTGAACACGTCGCCACTCGGAGCCCTTCACCTCAGA GACGAGGGTTTCCTCTGCTGGCTGTGATGGTAATCGTGGGAGACAGCCTTCATAACTTTGCCGACGGCCTGGTTGTCGGAGCGGCCTTCTCTTCTTCGACCGAGACCGGCATGGCGACCACGGTGGCCATCCTGTGCCACGAGATCCCTCACGAGATGG GGGACTTTGCAGTGTTGTTGAGCTCTGGACTCTCAGTGAAGACGGCTGTGCTGATGAACTTCCTCAGCGCTCTGACGGCCTTCATGGGACTCTACATCGGCCTGTTCGTGTCCTCAGAGATGGAAGTGCAGCGGTGGATCTTTGCCGTGACTGCTGGGATCTTCCTCTATTTGTCACTGGTCGAAATG CTTCCAGAGATGAATCGAGTGAAGAGCGACAGACCTTGCCTCATGTTTCTCCTGCAGAACCTCGGCCTGTTGATGGGCTGGGCCTGTCTTCTGCTCCTCGCGCTCTTTGAACACAAACTCAAATTCTAA
- the LOC117749897 gene encoding LOW QUALITY PROTEIN: macrophage mannose receptor 1-like (The sequence of the model RefSeq protein was modified relative to this genomic sequence to represent the inferred CDS: inserted 1 base in 1 codon) codes for MQQDQTDEVSGIPRANTASRADRAFGGDESPEPQQSPKSTKLMQPAEETQPLEETHPSVSQQSPESQELRISSRLRNLHSRSSLRNPRSRYSLRSQCSLLNPHSRHSLWRRRILRSRSGIPGANTAKHSLWSLWRRPIHRSPSSLRNPRANTASGGDTSVAIPAVFGITRADTASGISEAITASGADRVFGSRQPPKETQPPESQQPPESQQPPESQQPPEYPEQIQPPEPMQPPESPEPQQSPESPEPTQPLEGMHPSESQQSPESLETQQSPESQQPPESQQPPESQQPHGVPAASRWFLFPIGAAVASWFPFPGATAAASWFPFPGATAGKTLSLLPEEYGYSTAAVLLITVGSMPYRGQQGKTLSLLPEEYGYSTAAVLLITVGSMLGICLIIFNSCQETYTLILQLFVGLAVGTPAPHTTEVFTIGGNAFGGPCQFPFKIQEKWYAECTKEGRSDGQLWCATERDYDKVKKWIFCPNEASLGWDTDPVTGVKYQRNSQSVLTWHQARKSCQQQGADLLSIVELHEQSYISGLTNTLGTSLWIGLNSTSQQEGRGLDFESGWQWSNGNPFRYLNWAPGHPSSEPGLTCATLNAAKASKWAHVVDVTDRYENAFLVSLVGLRPEKYFWTSLSNTDDINTFKWTTRRKVLFTHFNVGMPDRKQGCVAMTTGVFTGLWDVVSCSNKEKYICKKPAEGAHVTTVPPTTPALSCESGWTPVAKRSVCFKLYKKTKPEKKNWHEAKNFCKVIGGDLMSIHSWQDLNNAPFHLTHQAWIGLSRGANAGFGWSDGSPFDYEKWGYGKPDNILDNEDCGEVQVYYGWKMNDKLCEVINDWICQIGKGVTPKPEPVETVYNTTEDGWLIYNDKHYLINYNKLDMESARAVCRNSFGDLVVITGESERKFLWKQIAKESNGQYYIGMTADLDKSFSWVDGTPVSYTAWEQNEPSFEDHDEHCVTLYKYTGYWNDINCGTELPSICERSRSFINTTMAPTTIPKGGCAPEWLAFHGKCYKIVVGDKKWNDARKHCINQGGNLVSITNEREQAFLTMQMLNYNDDFWIGMNDVNWENHFTWLDGKAISYTNWAKGHPTSVSGRADFWTERLDCVIMVGSISKISGVWKVEDCHLRKSFICKRNSDSQIVVPATTVLPKAFHKLGNDSYKLVSLKMKWDEARRQCQADDADLASILNPVTQAYVTLQIFDHNEPVWIGLNSNETGGRFKWIDNWLLFYTKWGTNEPKNNYGCVYMDVDKTWKTAPCTNTYYSLCKRSPVVAPTEPPQLPGNCPEPKKQKTWIPFRGHCYSFMSSVKDTWTHSTLECLKMGANLVSVVDPQEGLFIEHNMEILQDGAKSFWIGLYKTREGEWMWVDNSAVDYVNWKTGMPKSDSCVDISSESGQWSTKTCRGYKSYICKTAKVITPTEKPPTVAPVVEEVPHGSAGITVAVVLVVIAIIGLGAFLFFRKRIPIPVLGEXTFDNLYFNNPIRTLVDTKGLVDNIEQNEQA; via the exons ATGCAACAGGATCAGA CTGATGAAG TCTCTGGAATCCCCAGAGCAAACACTGCCTCCAGAGCAGACAGAGCCTTCGGAGGAGACGAATCCCCGGAGCCACAGCAGTCTCCGAAATCCACGAAGCTGATGCAGCCTGCGGAGGAGACGCAGCCTCTGGAGGAGACGCATCCTTCAGTGTCCCAGCAGTCTCCAGAATCACAAGAGCTTCGGATTTCCAGCAGACTGCGAAATCTGCACAGCCGCAGCAGTCTCCGGAATCCCCGGAGCAGATACAGCCTCAGGAGCCAATGCAGCCTCCTGAATCCACACAGCCGACACAGCCTCTGGAGGAGACGCATCCTTCGGAGTCGCTCCGGAATTCCCGGAGCAAACACAGCCAAACACagcctctggagcctctggaggaGACCCATCCATAGGAGTCCCAGCAGCCTCCGGAATCCCCGAGCAAACACAGCCTCTGGAGGAGACACATCCGTAGCAATCCCAGCAGTCTTCGGAATCACCAGAGCAGACACAGCATCCGGAATCTCCGAAGCAATTACAGCCTCCGGAGCAGACAGAGTCTTTGGA AGCCGCCAGCCTCCGAAGGAAACGCAGCCTCCGGAGTCCCAGCAGCCTCCGGAGTCCCAGCAGCCTCCGGAGTCCCAGCAGCCTCCGGAATACCCAGAGCAGATACAGCCTCCGGAGCCAATGCAGCCTCCGGAATCCCCGGAGCCGCAGCAGTCTCCGGAATCTCCAGAGCCAACACAGCCTCTGGAGGGGATGCATCCTTCTGAGTCCCAGCAGTCTCCGGAATCCCTGGAGACTCAGCAATCGCCGGAATCCCAGCAGCCTCCGGAGTCCCAGCAGCCTCCGGAGTCCCAGCAGCCTCACGGAGTCCCAGCAGCCTCCCGCTGGTTCCTGTTTCCCATAGGCGCCGCCGTAGCCAGCTGGTTCCCGTTCCCAGGAGCAACCGCCGCAGCCAGCTGGTTCCCGTTCCCTGGAGCCACCGCC GGAAAAACTTTGTCTCTGCTCCCTGAAGAGTACGGCTACAGCACGGCGGCCGTCCTGCTCATCACAGTGGGCTCCATGCCCTACAGGGGGCAGCAA GGAAAAACTTTGTCTCTGCTCCCTGAAGAGTACGGCTACAGCACGGCGGCCGTCCTGCTCATCACAGTGGGCTCCATGCTCGGTATCTGCCTGATCATCTTCAACTCCTGCCAGGAAACCTACACACTCATCCTGCAGCTGTTTGTGGGCTTGGCAGTGGGAACTCCTGCACCTCATACCACAG AGGTTTTCACAATCGGGGGCAATGCCTTTGGAGGCCCCTGTCAGTTCCCATTTAAGATTCAGGAGAAGTGGTATGCTGAATGCACAAAGGAAGGTCGCTCAGATGGACAGCTGTGGTGTGCAACAGAGAGAGATTACGACAAAGTGAAGAAATGGATCTTTTGTCCCAACGAAG CATCCTTGGGTTGGGACACTGACCCGGTCACAGGTGTTAAGTATCAGAGGAACTCACAGTCAGTGTTGACCTGGCATCAGGCCAGGAAGAGCTGCCAGCAGCAGGGAGCCGACCTCCTCAGCATTGTAGAGCTACATGAGCAGTCATACATTTCAG GGTTGACGAATACTTTGGGAACATCTCTGTGGATTGGACTAAACagcacctcacagcaagagggccgcgg gttGGATTTTGAGTCTGGATGGCAGTGGAGCAACGGCAACCCCTTCAGATATTTAAACTGGGCTCCAG GTCATCCGTCATCAGAGCCCGGGCTCACCTGTGCAACCCTAAACGCTGCAAAAGCCTCGAAATGGGCGCATGTGGTGGATGTGACTGATAg ATATGAGAATGCCTTCTTGGTCAGTTTGGTGGGTTTGAGGCCGGAGAAGTATTTCTGGACAAGTTTATCCAACACAGACGACATTAACACTTTCAAGTGGACCACCAGAAGAAAAGTCTTGTTCACTCATTTCAATGTGGGCATGCCAG acagaaagcaGGGATGCGTTGCTATGACAACTGGGGTTTTCACTGGATTATGGGATGTTGTCAGCTGCAGCAACAAGGAGAAGTACATCTGTAAGAAACCAGCAGAGGGTGCACATGTGACAACAGTCCCGCCCACCACCCCGGCCTTGAGCTGTGAGTCTGGGTGGACTCCCGTTGCCAAGAGGAGCGTTTGCTTCAAA ctttacaaaaaaacaaagccgGAGAAGAAGAATTGGCATGAAGCGAAGAATTTCTGCAAGGTCATCGGAGGGGACCTGATGAGCATACACAGTTGGCAGGACCTGAACAACGCTCC GTTTCATTTGACTCATCAAGCCTGGATTGGCCTCAGCCGTGGTGCCAATGCAGGTTTTGGATGGTCCGATGGTTCACCT TTCGACTATGAGAAATGGGGCTATGGGAAACCAGACAACATCCTTGACAACGAAGACTGTGGAGAAGTCCAAGTTTACTACGGATGGAAGATGAATGATAAGCTCTGTGAAGTTATCAATGACTGGATCTGCCAGATAGGCAAAG GTGTGACTCCCAAACCTGAGCCTGTTGAAACAG TGTACAACACCACCGAAGATGGCTGGCTGATATACAATGACAAACATTATTTGATCAACTATAACAAATTAGACATGGAATCTGCTAGAGCTGTCTGCAGAAACAGCTTTGGTGATCTTGTGGTCATCACAGGGGAGAGTGAGAGGAAGTTCCTTTGGA AACAGATAGCGAAGGAGTCAAACGGGCAGTACTATATCGGCATGACAGCGGATTTGGATAAATCATTCAG CTGGGTGGATGGCACACCTGTATCATACACGGCATGGGAACAAAATGAGCCCAGCTTTGAAGATCATGATGAACACTGTGTGACTTTATACAAGTACACGG GGTACTGGAATGACATTAACTGTGGTACTGAGCTACCTTCTATTTGCGAAAGAAGCAGAAGTTTTATCAACACAACAATGGCCCCAACCACTATTCCTAAGGGAGGATGTGCACCAGAGTGGCTCGCTTTCCATGGAAAG TGCTACAAAATAGTTGTGGGGGATAAGAAATGGAACGATGCCAGGAAGCACTGCATAAACCAGGGAGGAAATCTGGTTTCTATCACCAATGAGAGAGAGCAAG CATTCCTGACAATGCAGATGCTGAACTACAATGACGACTTCTGGATTGGCATGAATGACGTCAACTGGGAGAATCACTTTACGTGGTTGGACGGCAAAGCCATTTCATACACCAACTGGGCAAAAGGGCATCCAACATCAGTTTCTGGACGTGCTGACTTTTGGACTGAG AGGTTGGACTGTGTTATAATGGTGGGAAGCATCTCCAAAATTTCAGGAGTATGGAAGGTGGAAGACTGTCACTTAAGAAAAAGCTTCATCTGCAAAAGAAACAGTG ATTCTCAGATTGTAGTCCCAGCCACAACTGTGTTACCAAAGGCTTTCCATAAACTTGGCAATGACTCCTACAAACTGGTGTCCCTGAAGATGAAATGGGACGAGGCGAGGAGGCAGTGCCAAGCAGACGATGCAGATCTGGCCAGTATCCTGAACCCCGTCACCCAGGCATACGTCACATTGCAGATATTCGATCACAATGAGCCTGTGTGGATCGGCCTCAACAGCAATGAG acTGGTGGACGTTTCAAGTGGATCGATAACTGGCTGCTGTTTTACACCAAGTGGGGCACAAATGAGCCTAAAAACAACTATGGCTGTGTCTATATGGATGTGGACAAAACATGGAAGACTGCACCATGTACCAACACCT actaTTCCCTTTGCAAGAGGTCACCAG tCGTAGCACCCACTGAGCCCCCACAACTCCCCGGCAACTGTCCAGaaccaaagaaacaaaaaacctGGATACCTTTTAGAGGCCATTGTTATTCCTTCATGAGCTCAGTGAAGGACACCTGGACCCATTCCACACTTGAATGTCTGAAAATGG GTGCCAATCTGGTGAGTGTTGTGGACCCTCAGGAGGGCCTGTTCATAGAACATAACATGGAGATTCTACAGGATGGTGCCAAGTCCTTCTGGATCGGCCTCTACAAGACTCGTGAAG GTGAGTGGATGTGGGTCGATAACAGTGCTGTGGACTACGTCAACTGGAAAACAGGGATGCCAAAGTCAGATTCATGTGTGGACATCAGCTCTGAGAGTGGACAGTGGAGCACAAAAACCTGCAGAGGATACAAGTCTTACATCTGCAAAACAGCCAAAG TTATTACACCTACAGAAAAGCCACCAACTGTTG CCCCAGTTGTTGAAGAAGTTCCTCATGGGTCGGCTGGCATCACTGTTGCTGTAGTGCTAGTTGTAATCGCCATAATTGGACTCGGTGCCTTCCTCTTCTTCCGTAAACGGATACCCATCCCTGTCCTGGGAG ACACCTTTGATAACTTATACTTCAACAATCCCATCCGAACCCTTGTAGACACCAAGGGGCTGGTGGACAATATAGAGCAGAATGAACAAGCATAG